A segment of the Mycobacterium intracellulare ATCC 13950 genome:
GCCATGTCGGCGAGCACCTCGTCGCGCTTGCGTTCGGCGGCTTCGGCCTCGGCCTCGGCCGCCGCGATCAGCGCGTCCGCCTCGGCGCGCGCCTCGGCCTGCATCTCGGCGACCTCGTCGACCGCGCGCTGCAGCATTTTCGCCATCCGCTTCTGCATTGCGTGCGGCGAGGGTGACGTGTCGGTGAGGGCGGCGACCTCCTTGCGCAGCGCGGCGGTTTGCTCGCCGGATTCCTGCAGCCGGGCCCGCAGGCTTTCGACGTCGTCAAGCAGCAGCTGCTGCTTGGTGGTCAACATTTCGATGTGGGCATCGACGGCGGACGCGTCGTAGCCCATGAACTTTCGCGAGAACGTCTTCACGGGTTCGGTTATCACTGCCAATTCCCCCTTCTGACCAAACTCCTGGTAGACCCTGCGACCGACCCCGAGTCCGAGTATGTCAGGTCGGGGCCGGGCGCGAGCGGCTGCGCAGGCTCAGCGACGGTAGCTGTGGAAGCGGTACCGCAGCCCGGACCGGCTGGCCTGCCACTCCCCCGTCTCGCCCACCCAGGTGTCGTCCAGGGCGGGCGCCAGCGCGTCGTCGTCGTCGCGGCGCAGGTCGAGCTCGATCTCGGTGACCTCGCACCGGGTGGCGTACGGCAACGCGGCCAGATACACCTGCCCGCCGCCGATCACCCAGACCGCGGGCTCCCCTTCGGCCCGGGCGAAGGCTGCGTCCAGCGAGCCGACCACCTGCGCCCCGTCGGCGGCGAAGCCGTCCTCGCGGGACAGCACGACGTTGCGCCGGCCGGGCAGCGGCCGCACCTTGGCCGGCAACGAGTCCCAGGTCCGCCGGCCCATCACCACGGTGTGCCCGATCGTCACCTCTTTGAACCGGGCGAGGTCTTCCGGCACGTTCCAGGGGATGCCGCCACCGCGCCCGATGACGCCGGAGGTCGACTGGGCCCACACCAGGCCCACTGTGGTAGAGCGCCGCTCCTCATCGCTTCGCTCTGCATCGTCGCGGGCGCGGGCGGCAGAGCGTGTCATACCGCGACGGGGGCTTTGATGGCCGGGTGCGGATCGTAGTTGCGCACGACGACGTCGTCGTAGGTGTAGTCGAAGATAGAATCACGTTCGCCCAGAACGAGTTCCGGGTAGGGCCGCGGCTCGCGGCTCAGTTGCAGCCGCACCTGCTCGACGTGGTTGTCGTAGATGTGGCAGTCCCCGCCCGTCCACACGAACTCGCCGACCGACAGGCCGGACTGGGCGGCCATCATGTGCGTCAGCAGCGCGTAGCTGGCGATATTGAACGGCACGCCGAGGAACAGGTCGGCGCTGCGCTGGTAAAGCTGGCAGCTCAGCCGGCCGTCGGCCACGTAGAACTGGAAGAAGGCGTGACACGGCGGCAGCGCCATCTGGGGGATCTCGCCGACGTTCCAGGCGGACACGATGATGCGCCGCGAGTTGGGGTCGGTGCGCAGCAAATCCAGGGCGGCGCTGATCTGGTCGACGTGCTCACCCGTCGGCGTCGGCCAGGACCGCCACTGTACGCCGTAGATCGGCCCGAGATCGCCTGTGTCACTTGCCCATTCGTCCCAGATGGTGACCCCGTGCTCGTGCAGCCAGGCGACGTTGGAATCGCCGCGCAGGAACCACAGCAACTCATACACCACCGACTTGAGGTGCACCTTTTTGGTGGTGAGCAGCGGGAAACCGGCCGACAGGTCATAGCGCAGCTGCCGGCCGAACAGGCTTCGGGTCCCGGTGCCGGTGCGGTCGGATTTGGCCGTTCCCTCGTCGAGCACCAGTCGGAGCAGGTCCTCGTAGGGCGTCGGGATTGGCACGCGGTCAGCTTAGCGGCGATCGCAAGCGCGGCGAAGCCGGGCGCGGCGGGTCGACGCCGATGTTTGGGCGTCTAGGCAAGCGGAGTAGAACGGGTGCCATGCCGAATATCACCGACGTCGTCACCACCCCCGATGGCACCTGCCCGGTGCACCTGTTCACGCCCGACGGTCCGGAATCCCAAGTCCCGTGGCCCGGTGTGGTCATGTATCCCGACGCCGGCGGCGTGCGGGGCACGTTCGAGGAGATGGCCGCCAAGCTGGCCGGATTCGGCTATGCCGTGCTGCTCCCGGACGTCTACT
Coding sequences within it:
- a CDS encoding coiled-coil domain-containing protein; the protein is MITEPVKTFSRKFMGYDASAVDAHIEMLTTKQQLLLDDVESLRARLQESGEQTAALRKEVAALTDTSPSPHAMQKRMAKMLQRAVDEVAEMQAEARAEADALIAAAEAEAEAAERKRDEVLADMAAQQKALEAEYEQTKEKLDAELAEMRAETQAAIDEARRNAELECERLLGDAKQGADHYRDKARRAVDEATAQRIEILEQLMGVYRDLDGVPAALEAAYQEQKNPSEDGALAPVDGKVRAS
- a CDS encoding dihydrofolate reductase produces the protein MGLVWAQSTSGVIGRGGGIPWNVPEDLARFKEVTIGHTVVMGRRTWDSLPAKVRPLPGRRNVVLSREDGFAADGAQVVGSLDAAFARAEGEPAVWVIGGGQVYLAALPYATRCEVTEIELDLRRDDDDALAPALDDTWVGETGEWQASRSGLRYRFHSYRR
- a CDS encoding thymidylate synthase; its protein translation is MPIPTPYEDLLRLVLDEGTAKSDRTGTGTRSLFGRQLRYDLSAGFPLLTTKKVHLKSVVYELLWFLRGDSNVAWLHEHGVTIWDEWASDTGDLGPIYGVQWRSWPTPTGEHVDQISAALDLLRTDPNSRRIIVSAWNVGEIPQMALPPCHAFFQFYVADGRLSCQLYQRSADLFLGVPFNIASYALLTHMMAAQSGLSVGEFVWTGGDCHIYDNHVEQVRLQLSREPRPYPELVLGERDSIFDYTYDDVVVRNYDPHPAIKAPVAV